The genomic stretch GCTCTCATGATTTTCCTGGGTGACTGACTGTCCTCAGAATGTCAGcgcaaccccccgcccccaccaccaccaccaatctACCAGGCTTTATTTGTTGAGAGCAAGGGGATATCCTAGCGGTTGAGCATAGTTGTGTCAGAGTGTGCCCAGGTCCCAGGACACCTGAGCATTCATTCTAGCCCAATCCTTGGTCTCTCTTTTATTCTCCGAAGAGATATTATCACATTATTATCTAATGACAGTGATCTCTGGAATTGTTCTGTCACTTTTCTTTTGAGAGATAAGGACTTTCTTACCTTCAAGATCCCTGAAAGTCAGGGCTGGTGTACATTCCAGATTCGCTTTGgtcccattttgtagatggggaAATGAAAAAGTCCATAGCCAGGGCCCTGGTGGTCTGGAGGAAATGGCTTCTCCCTGTCATCCCGCACTGCCTTTTACAAGCTTTATGGCCATGTGCCGTGTGCCCAGCCCCTTTAGTCTCAATCTTCTCATTTCTTAAATGGAGCTAAATGCCCAGAATGCAAACTAAAGCCTGCAGAGGGACTGTGGTCTCTGGAGTAACCTCCTTTCTGTGGCCTGCCGCTCCCCATTTATATCTTGGGACCCGACCCTAATCcctatgctttttttctcttccccacagCCGTTGTGGGAAAGACCCGCTCTCCAGCCCCGGGGGCCCTGGATCTCGGAGGAGCAATTACAATTTGGGTAAGTACAGAAGCATCAGAAAGAATTTGGATGACAGAGTTAGGGTTTGGGCTACAGCCCCAGGAGCTACTTTGGGGTACCTGTGAGGTGTGGTGGGTAGAGTTCTGCTCTGGCTTTCTTGGAGGGAGGCTTCAGGGTGGTGGTTGACACCCCCCCTTTTCTCTGTAGAAGGCATCTCAGTGAAGATGTTCCTTCGCGGCCGCCCAATTACAATGTACATCCCATCTGGCATCCGCAGCCTTGAGGAGCTGCCCAGCGGCCCACCCCCGGAGACCCTCAGCCTTGACTGGGTGTATCCTGCCCCCTCCAGGCCCATGGGAACCATCTTTCCCATCTTGGGAACTGCCCCCCCCTCCTTATGGTTTGCTCCTGGGTTTGCGGGGACAGGGAGACCTGAATCCTCCCCTACCATCCTCTGCCAGTGGCACTGCCAGCCAAAAGCTCTGTCCTGCTCCCCTCTTCCTCATCCTGCCCTTCATATAACCCTTTCCTTGACCGTGATCCCCATTCCAGTTATGGGTACAGGGGTCGGGACTCCCGCTCTAATCTGTTTGTGCTGCGTTCTGGGGAGGTAGTCTACTTTATTGCCTGTGTGGTGGTGCTGTACCGGCCCGGGGGAGGCCCAGGGGGTCCTGGAGGTGGCGGCCAGAGACATTACCGGGGGCACACGGACTGCGTTCGATGGTGAGGGTCCTGGGGCCTGGGAGTGGGCAGCTCTAGGCAAGGGGATGGGGGCTTGGCAGGAAGAGGGCCTGGGTGGGTGtggaggagcagagagagacGCTGCCTTGCTGCTCTGCAGACGTAGAAAAGGTGTCCTGGGTGGTCTTGAGAGATTGACCGCCTTCCATAGAGTGTGCTCTCCTCCACTTAGCCTGGCCGTTCACCCTGATGGTGTTCGTGTAGCCTCAGGACAGACGGCTGGAGTGGATAAGGATGGAAAGGTAAGGCCAAAATCAAACCCAGGTGGACAGGGTGAAATTCCAGCCCAGCTTCCCTTCGTGCCCCTgacccctcctcctcccactccagcCTCTGCAGCCTGTGGTTCACGTCTGGGACTCAGAGACGCTGCTGAAGCTGCAGGAGATTGGACTGGGGGCCTTCGAGCGGGGTGTGGGGGCCCTGGCCTTTTCAGTTGCGGTAAGCTGGCCCCAAAGCCTGTAGACCCCCATCTTCCTTGTCTGAGAACCCCCTTCTTGCACTTCATTGGGAAGCTTCAGAAGTTCTGGCCTTCCTGATCCGTGCCCAGCCAGTTCTCCTGAGAAAGGGACATGTGTCCACTTCTCCTGCCCTCCCAACCTCTGATGGCGCCCCTTGCCTAATGACCTTGAATCCCTAGACCTCTAGACCACACTCAGCTCTTGCGATATGTGTCCCCGTCCTTAGGATCAGGGTGCTTTTCTTTGTGTGGTGGATGATTCAAATGAACACATGCTGTCTGTGTGGGACTGCAGCCGGGGCACCAAGCTGGCGGAGATTAAGGTGAGGACTCCAGGAGGCCTGCAGGGCACCAAGGGTGGAGAGGTGGGAGTACTGGGATGCAGAGAGTGCAGACTTAGCCACACATTTACTTCCTTTCTGGCTGGGTCACCTCGGACCAGCCTCCCAGCTTCTCCGAGGCTGAAATGGGGACTACGGAAGTTCTTACCTCACAGGAGGCAATGTGTGAGGCACTGGGGTGACTCATCAGGAGGGACTGTGAGTAGTGCTCTTAGGGGACGAGGGTCTGGAAGGAAGGGGTTTCTGGACTTCTGTAGACCAGCTGTCAGGATGCACATGAAGAGAGTCAAGTAGAGTGAGGGTGCTCAGGGCTTGGGGTGGCTGAATCTAGTATCTTCCCTTCAGAGCACAAATGACTCCGTCCTGGCTGTTGGCTTCAGCCCTCGTGACAGCAGCTGCATTGTCACCAGCGGGAAATCCCATGTCCACTTCTGGAACTGGAGTGGTGGAGCAGGGGTTCCTGGGAACGGGGCCCTCACCCGGAAACAGGGTGTCTTTGGGGTGAGGTGTGGATGTGTgcagggtggtcagggagggcagAGTGGAGATGGAAGTATTGGTCTGAGGACCCTAATGCTACCAAACTCCCAACTGTCCCGTGACTTTTGGtctttgctcttccctctgctctctgcttGCCTCTCGCCTAGAAATACAAGAAACCCAAGTTTATCCCTTGCTTTGTGTTCCTCCCGGATGGAGACATTCTCACTGGGGACTCAGAGGGGAACATTCTCACCTGGGGGCGGAGCGTCTCAGATTGCAAGACcccaggcaggggtggggccaAAGGTATGTGGCTGTGGGTGGCATCTGGGAAGTCTAGTACCCCAGAGTGTCTGTGGGAACAGAGgattacccatttttttttttttttgctgtgagtTGATAGTTCTCTGTGGACCCCAGCAGAGCCCTCTGGGGGGCCAGTCTAGAAGGGTAGGGAGCAGCATGGCAAGGGGTAAAGGGCGGAGGTTTTGGTGTCAGCCAGatcctgtgttcaaatcccagtgTTGCCACTAGCTGTCTCTCCTTTAGGAAGTTATCCCACTTCTTTGAGTCCCAGTTGTCCAGTCTGTAAACTAGGGAGAATAATAGCCAGGGATCAGAGATGGTATTCAGTAGGCACTCAGATGCTGGCAGTTATTACTTTATTATGACAGACTAGACTGCTCCCGTTCCCCACTTCCCTGCACCCCAAGAGCCTAACCCACCCAGGACTTTGCCAACAGAGACTTACGGGATTGTGGCCCAGGCCCATGCTCACGAAGGTTCCATTTTCGCCCTGTGTCTCCGGCGGGATGGGACCGTGCTGAGTGGTGGTGGGCGGGACCGCCGGCTGGTACAGTGGGGGCCTGGGTTGGTGGCCCTCCAGGAGACTGAGGTGAGGCCTGGACTGggttgagggagggagggggatgaCGAAGGGCCAGTGGGCCCCTGACTTTCTGCCACCACTCTAGATTCCTGAACACTTTGGGGCTGTGCGGGCCATTGCTGAGGGGCTGGGCTCTGAGCTGCTGGTGGGAACTACGAAGAACGCGTTGCTGAGGGGAGATCTGGCCCAGGGATTCTCCCCTGTGATCCAGGTTGGGGAGCCAGAGGCTTAGGGAGGAGGCGGGAAGAGCTGTTGGGGCGGGGCAGAGGTGACAGCATATGTTCTGCTGCAGGGCCACACGGACGAGCTCTGGGGACTGTGCACACATCCCTTCCAGAACCGCTTCCTCACTTGCGGCCATGACCGGCAGCTCTGCCTGTGGGATGGGGAGGGCCACGCGCTGGCCTGGAGTATTGACCTCAAGGTAGAGCCCTGTGTCCCTGGACCCCCAGTGCCACATCCACCATGACTCCCGTGGCTTGAGGTTCTTTCCTCAATATCCCCTTCCATTCTGCTCCCCAGGGGCAGCCAGTGGATACTGGTATATGGCTGTACGCTACTAGAATGTTCATTCTTCCATGCCGATGCCTCCAATGGGCCCCAACGCCCCAGACCTTCTCTTGATCCAGCAACTGACGGTTCATCTCCGGCCTAGCTGGGGGCCTCAGTTCTGGCTGTTAAATGTTTGAGTATCACCCGCCGTTTAGGCTCCAGTGACATCCTGCCTCCACCCCAGGTCTACCgtccctctcctcctgcctcctccttggGAGGAGGAGGCTTTGACCCTACCAAGACACCTATCAAGGTGTCTGTCTTGGTTCCCTCCCCAGAAAGGCATCTTCTTGAATTCACCTTCTCTCCTCTCGCAGGAGACTGGTCTCTGTGCAGACTTCCACCCCAGTGGGGCAGCTGTGGCTGTAGGACTGAACACTGGGAGGTGAGAGGGAGTCAGGACTCCTGGGAGGGGAAAGCACGAGGTATGGGGAGGGTTTCTGGTAATGGGAGGGGGTGTGAAGGAGAGTCATCACTACCTGCTCAGGAGCCCCAACTGCACCTTCCTGTTCCTCACTGCTTCTTCCTGCAACCTGGGCCCCCCTGCTCTCCTGTGTCATCTGTCATCACACCTTCCCCACCACTCTCCCCTCCAAGCTGGGGAGTGGAGGAGGTGGCAGCTCAGGATAGAGAAGCAGCAGGGATGGGAGGCGTGGGGAGACTAACACAGGGAAGTGACAGGCTTACGGACTCCATAAGGCTCTTGTAGTCCAGCCCTGTATTCCTTTAGCAGAAACCCTTCAGCTTTTATCTGCCCTTCGCCTTTTCTCATTTCCCAGCATATCAATGCAGTGCCTACTTCTTTGTCTACCTCATAGCCTTTCTGGGGGTGTGTCTGAGTCTCTCCAACTTGCCAGCCCCCATGCTGCCCAGCACACCTGCTTCCCGCTCCCCTCCCTTCCAGGTGGTTGGTTTTGGACACAGAGACCAGAGAGATCGTGTCTGACTTCACCGATGGCAATGAGCAGCTCTCAGTGGTCCGGTACAGCCCAGGTGGGAGCCATCCCCACCCCGGACCCAGACCGTTCCCTGGCCCTTTCCTGTCTGAGTGACTGTCTTTGTAGATGGGTTGTACCTGGCCATCGGTTCCCATGACAACATGATCTACATCTATAGCGTTTCCAGTGATGGTGCCAAGTCCAGCCGCTTTGGCCGCTGTGTGGTGAGGAaactggggtggagggtgggacaTTGCCATAGCAAGTAAACTCCTCAAAGGGTCCAGTGCATTAAGGGAGGTCCGGGGATGGGAAATGGGAGCTCCATATTTAGCCTCTTAACCTTTGCTCCAGGGTCACTCCAGCTTTATCACTCACCTTGACTGGTCCAAGGATGGGAACTTCATCATGTCCAATTCTGGGGACTATGAGATCCTTTACTGTGAGTGGCAATAGAATGGGCACGGGGAGAAGGTAATTGGGGtgggttctgtgtgtgtgtgtgtgtgtgtgtgtgtgtgtgtgtgtgtgtgttcctcctGGTAGGGAGGGGATGAAGAAGCCTATGTAGGGAGCTCCACGCAGAGGAGCTTTTAGATGGGGAGGTGGAGATGGGATTGGAGTCAGAATTTTACATATAGGAAAAATTTTGTGATTTGAAAAAAAGCCACACATACTGTTTTACACCATGTTTTTCTTGTTCCCACAAGGATTTGAGGGAGTTGAAAAATGCACTGAGAAAAGGCTGTTTTGAAAAAGTTTCTCAGGGCAGGTGTGGAGGGATTGCCTTATCTAGGGAGGAATAACTGATGAGAAGCTGTTAGGAGAACTTCCGTGAGAACTCAGGAAGCAAACGGGGCTGGGTTTTGCCTGGGCTGAGGGCTACTAAGGTGAGTAGATCACATGCCACTGCCTCAAGCCAGTCTTTCCAATCTGGCCTTCACGGCATGGCATCTTCCCCACCGAGGGCAGGGTGAGGGCTGAGCACAGTGGGCTCCGTCTCTCCAGGGGATGTGGCTGGAGgctgcaagctgctgaggaatcgCTATGAGAGCCGAGATCGGGAGTGGGCCACCTACACCTGCGTGCTGGGCTTCCATGTTTACGGTGAGCAGGGACGCAGGGTTGTGGAACCCTGCAGGAGGGATGGGGGGGGGACAGGTGGAGCCTGCCCCGGGCTCGGAATGCTGGGCGTGTGTGGAGGGGTGGGCATCATGATACTGGCAGATCCAGTCCAGGAGGCCCCTCGGGCCCTCCCTCGGGAAGGATTGCCAGGAACGCAGCCGGTGGGTGGCCGCTGCCGCCGGAGCGCAAGAAAGGGTACAGCTCTGGGCTGTGGGTGGAGGCGGGGAGGAGGCCGGGCTGAGGCCAGCCACTGTGCTAGGCGTGTGGCCGGACGGCTCGGATGGCACCGACATCAACTCCCTGTGCCGCTCCCACAACGAGCGCGTGGTGGCTGTGGCTGACGACTTCTGCAAAGTGCACCTCTTCCAGTACCCGTGCGCTCGCGCCAAGGTGAGGCCTCCCGGGGCCTCTGGGGCTGGGCGGGCGAGCAGGGCCCGGGGCTGCGCAGCTCCCGCAACTCGACCTTTCCCCCAACCCAGGCGCCAAGCCTTGTGTACGGCGGCCACGGCAGCCACGTGACCAGCGTTCGATTCACTCACGACGACTCGCACCTCATCTCGCTGGGTGGCAAAGACGCCAGCATCTTTCAGTGGCGAGTGCTGGGCGCCGGGGGCGCGGGGCCGGCGCTTGTTACGCCCTCTCGAaccccctccctgtcccccgCCTCCTCTCTGGACGTCTGATCGCTGCCAGACCGGGCCCACCAGTCCCGCGGCGTGGCCCCGCCCCACGCGACACCCCTGGACCAGGAGCCGACCCTTTCTTCGACTTGGAGACATTCCCGATCGCGCATTTCCCTGGAGGGGGACAACGGCACCCCTGCACACACTGTATAGACCCGCTGGCTGAGCCGGGCTGCCCCAGCCTGGACCCTGATTCCCGCAGCCTGCTGAGGGGCAATAAACCAAAAAGCAAAGTCGCCTCCCAGTCCTTTTGTGGGGCGCGGCTGGGCGCCTCCGGggccctgtgggggtggggattaAGGAAAAGAGAAGCGCGGAAAGGGTGAGGGAGCGTAGACCATTCATGCAAATGACAGGCAAAGCCACTTGCAAATAAGCCCGCGAAGCGCAGGCATGCGAGTCTTTCGGGGCCGCAGGAGGAGCGGCATGGCTCCCGCGAGGAGAGAGTTAAGCCCAACTCTTCTCGGCGTCGGAGGAGGGGCGGAGCTGCAACGGAAATAACCGAGCGCGGGGCCCCGGTTGGCCGGAGGGAGCCGAACTGCTTCCGGAAGTGGCCGATCTGTGGGGTCTCGCTCTCCGACCTGAGTCGAGCGCCGGGCCTTGTTCTCCCGGTCGACCGAAGGTATTCCGGAAGGAGGCGAGCCCCGAGGCGGGCAGGGTCAGCCTTCCCCGCGGCCGGCAGGGCCCGAAGTCTGGTGGGGCTCTGCGAGGGCGGGAGACTCCGGAGCCTGGCTCTGGGCCGGCGGGAGCCGAGCTCGTTCCGGAAGAAGCCGAGCGGACCGGCGCCGGCCTCGGCGTCCCCGGTGTGAGGCAGTAGCAGCGGCGGCGACAGCGCTGACCGAGATGAACCGCGACGGCTGAGGCAGCGGAGGTGCCGGCTGCGCGGGCTTGACCGAGACTTCCGCGAAGCGCCAGCCCCGCGCTCCGGGCTTCGTCTCGAGCCGAGCCCTACCCCCCCGAGCCTCCCGGACCCCTTTGTGCGGCCAGAGGCGGCGGCGGGAACGGCCATGGCGGCCAACATGTACCGGGTGGGAGGTGAGTACTGGGCGCGGGGGCTGCGGGGCCCTGGGCGAGAGCGCCTCGGCCCCCGGCGGCGTGGTTCCGAGAGTGGACCGGAACCGGAACCGGGGGCACGGGGAGCGAGGGTGCTGGGACGGCGACGCGACCCGGCGCCGAGGCTCGCGGAGAGGCTGGGGGCAGCCCCGACGGCACTCTCAGGGTTGTGTCTGGGGTCCCCCGGGTCGGGAAGCGGGGCTTGGGAAAGTGGTTCCAAAGGAGCTGACAGGCAGGCAAGGGGCGCGACGGGCCCGGGCGACCGCTTTGCCTCTTGCGGGGGAGCCACCGGGAGGTTTCTTCTCCCCAGGCGTTATGTGCGCCTCGGTTCACAAAGGAGGGGGGGCCTTGCGCTAGAGTGAACAATAATTGCTCCCTTCCCTGAGCCTAGAGTGCAACCCCATCGCTGAGGTGGTACTGCAGGGGAGCCCCCTGCTTCTTGGTTCTTTCTGAAGGCTCGCTTTTGAACGAAGGGTCTGACTTTAGAACTAGGTGGCCAGGGGTAGGGGCATCCCTTGTTTTCTCTTAGTCTCTCCACTTACACATTTCAGCGTCCTCTCTACCTGGACCCTTACCTACTTTTGGTCCTCCCAGGCCTGCTTTGGTCTCCTCCTACCCTAGTACTTTGGCTCTCCCGTCTTCTCCTGATTTTTTCGGTTATTCCTCACCGCCTCCTACAGATTACGTCTATTTTGAGAACTCCTCCAGCAATCCTTACCTGGTTAGACGGATTGAGGAGCTCAACAAGGTGAGTGGAACAGAATCCATCCGCCAACCCCGCTTCCCCAAAGtgatctcttttttcttaggtCTCTAACTTCAggtggagggggagggtggggagagaaaccTATCCTAAGTACctattcatattcattcattcattcattcattcattcattcattcaatgtatTCAGGAAAGGCTGGCTATTAGAGCTTAGTGGGAACTTTAGTGTTCTATCTCTTGTGGGCTAAAGAAAGAGATTTGGAAGTCTGTGCTTAAATGTAAGTCTCATTCCTAATTTCTGGGTGTTTTCTACATCCCTTAGAAACTTATTGTTGTTAGTCTCTtctttgtgcatttttattttcaaatgaccaGTTTTCACTGCcattttcccccctccccctaGACTGCAAATGGAAATGTGGAGGCAAAGGTTGTGTGCCTTTTCCGGCGAAGGGATATTTCTGGTAGCCTCAACAGCCTGGCCGATAGTAATGCCAGTGAGTGTCTTTGTACCCCCACCCTACCCTCGGCTCCCCTTCCGCCCCTTCCCGGTGAGCTGAGGCCTGGGCATGTCCCTGCAGGTGTTTCTCCTGGTTGCATGCCCTAGGTAGGGGTGTGAGCTTGGGGGTGGGAAATGCCTGTTCTGTGGAGGGAGGCCTGTTTTTAACCGTTGGATGGAAGCAGCGCGAAGAGACCATGATAAGGAGAGCCAGAATGTGTCTTGTGTGTAAGTGTGTCTAGGTGAATGGTGTGGGTAAAGAGATGATAGTATTTAAATAGGGCATGAGGAGGAGCTTTAGAGACGCAGGACCCTTGGGGGACAGTTTGGGTATGTTGGGACAATGGGTCATGGCCGAAGGTCAAGGTGAAGAGGATGAGATTGTACTTAGAAGCCTGCACAACAGGGAAGCAGGCTTATATTGTGATCACCAGGTGGTGAGACTACATTGACGGGACAGAATAGGAAGTGAGGAAAGTTTTCTTgcacttcttcctctttctcacctcTCCTGTTTTCCCCTCTACtccattttatatctttctcttttcctgtagtCGTCTTCCTTCTCTTTATGCTTTCACgttctttcaaaaaatatatctCCTTCACTTTTCTTTAGTGTCCTGTTCCTTTCCTGCTTTgactttccccttcttcttcctccttcctaaattattttccttcttcctggctGTTGTGGGCATGAAGGGGTTAAGGAGGAGCCGGGCCTACCAAGTTCTCTGGCCCTTTGGGGTTTCCAGGCCCATCTGGCAGGGGCTGACCTTGGCCTTGTCCAATCagaaggggtgtgggggggtgtgggAGGTGTGGTCCCCTCCTCTTAGCACAGGGTTTCCGGAGCACACAGGCGAGGGGTGGAGCCTGCTggcctcccccccccaccccgccccccctGAGGTTGGGAACAATGCACCAATGAGCCTGGGCCTGTGGCTCTTTTGCCCCTTCCCACTTTGGTTGGTGCCCAGCCAGGTTAACCCTTTCCACCAAGGTTTCAGGGCAAGTTGCACTTACTTGGGGAGGAAGGTATTGGTACTGGCTTGAGAGGTGCTGTCCTTGAAAGCCCCACAAACTATTATTAGCCAAGTAGAAAGTGAGGAATAGTTAGGGTTGCCTGTGATGTTTAAGAGCAAAGAGTCTCCTGAGCTCTGAAAAGAGGAACTGGTAAACACAACTTTGTGTGATGTGTTTTTTAATCTTACTGAGTTTCTGGATCTCAGGCTGGTTTAGCAAGAAAGAGACCAGTGTGATATTCTTGCTGGGCCTGGTGTGGGCAGATTTGTGCTTTATGAATGGTGTCTGAGCATTGGCACCTGTGTTTGGGATGGATTTCTGTGGCATTCTTCATATTCTCAGCAGCTCTTCCTAAGAACATTAGTGCTGGAGAATTGGGAGCATCTCTGATGGGGCAGAGGGCTAAGCGTGAAATCTGAGGGGGTGAGGGGATGGAAGGCAGATGCCTGGGGAGAGTGGGAGAAACAGCTGAGACAGGAAGTATTCTCCTTGGGCTAGAGTGTCTGAGGTGGCTTCTTTCTGGATTAGTTTCTGACTTGGTTTCTTCCTCCTGAATCTCTCAGGGGAGTTTGAAGAGGAATCAAAGCAGCCAGGGGTGTCGGAGCAGCAGCGACATCAACTGAAGCACCGGGAGCTTTTCCTTTCTCGGCAGTTTGAGTCGTTACCAGCCACCCACATACGGTATGGGACAATTGGGGCCACTGTGGCCAGCAGGCCCTTATTTAGAAGATGGAAAGGAGGGGTAGTGTACTGGGGATGCTGGGGAGAGGGCATGAGGAGCTCACCCAAGGTCTTCTGGTCCCTCTCCTGTAGGGGAAAATGCAGTGTGACCCTCTTGAATGAGACTGATATCTTGAGCCAGTACCTGGAAAAGGAGGTGAGCAAGAGGTattgggagaaaagggaggggagtGGGCATTGCCCCCAAAggcaagaggaaaggaggagtgCGATGAGGTATAGGTTGACAGACTGCCTGTCTTGGGAACTCGGGGTGTACCCCACTGCCCCATGCCTGTGAGGACTGCTGCCCTGCTTACCTCCTCTCTTCCCGTCTCCAGGACTGCTTTTTTTACTCACTGGTGTTTGACCCTGTACAGAAGACACTTCTAGCTGATCAGGGGGAGATCCGAGTTGGTTGCAAATACCAAGCTGAGATCCCAGATCGCCTGGCAGACGGTAAGCAATGGCACAGGCTGTGTGGCTCCTGGGTTATCTGACATCGTAGTCTCTGTGAGTCGTGTGCGCTGGTGTCGTGCAGTGCAGTCTGCGTGGCTCTGTGCTGTGACCCTGACAAAATGAGACCTCAGGAACCTGGAAGGGGCAAGTGGGCACAGTTGGGAAGAGAAGCCTGAGAGTTGAGGTGGCTGATAGAGTCCACTCGGGAGATGAGGACCAAGGTGCTGTTGTGAACTTCAAGACACCTGttattctcctttccctctccccatgATGCCATCGCCCCAGGAGAATCTGATAACCGGAACCAGCAGAAGATGGAGATGAAAGTCTGGGATCCAGACAACCCTCTCACAGACCGGCAGATTGATCAGTTTCTCGTGGTGGCCCGGTGAGGGGCGGGTGGTTGGGGAAGATGGGCTGGGGGAGGTGTGGACATCATTCTGAGTCCTGCTCTTAGAGGTGggcattatttttttgttgttggcttgggtgtttttctttttttctcatcaggCTTATTCCCTTAGCCCACTTGCGCTTTCCTCTTGCCCTCCTGACTTCTTAACTTTTCTCCTAGAGCGGTGGGGACCTTTGCGAGAGCCCTAGATTGTAGCAGTTCCATTCGGCAGCCAAGCCTGCACATGAGTGCAGCCGCTGCCTCCCGGGATATCACCCTGGTGAGCAGAAGTTGGTGGGAAGTCGGGCAGGCTGGGCTTTGTGGGGATCTGCAGAgcctggggaaaggagaggagggtgTGTCTGAGCAAGTGGGTGCATTGAGAGAGTAAAAGCAGGGGAGCGTGCTGAGGGTTTCAGGTCATCAGCAGTTTCCCACTTTCCCTGTAGTTTCACGCAATGGATACATTACAAAGAAACGGCTATGACCTGGCGAAGGCCATGTCAACGCTGGTGCCCCAGGGGGGGCCAGTGCTGTGTCGGGATGAGATGGAGGAATGGTCTGCCTCGGAGGCCATGCTGTTTGAGGAGGCCCTGGAGAAGTACGGGAAGGACTTCAATGATATTCGCCAGGACTTTGTAAGTGGATGGGGCTAGGAGGAGAGATAGAAGAGATGACAGGTCGGGGAACCAGGTCCTGGGGCCAGATGCTAGCTCATCCTTCTACCCTCTGACCCCCTTAGCTACCCTGGAAGTCACTTGCGAGCATAGTCCAGTTTTATTACATGTGGAAAACCACAGACCGCTATATTCAGCAGGTATGGtttgggctggggaggctggacCACAGGCCACCTACTCACCTCTGCCTTTGAAGTTGATGACATCCTACTGCTAAGATGCTCtgatccttctctttctttcctgcagAAGAGATTGAAAGCTGCTGAAGCAGACAGCAAACTGAAACAGGTCTACATCCCCACCTAGTAAGTGTGATGGGTAGGAGAGCCTggcatattttccttttctttctccaacgTGTGCTTTTTCCTCAGTGATTAGGGGTGGGCAGGAGACAGGGTCAAATTATTAGAGAGGAGTGGAAATGGATTCTTTGtcctgaattctttccttctccGTCCTGCCCCTCTCAGCACCAAACCAAATCCTAACCAGATCATCTCTGTGGGCTCAAAACCTGGCATGAATGGAGCTGGATTCCAGAAGGGGCTAACTTGCGAGAGCTGCCACAGTGAGTTCCAGGGAGGACGGGGatgttgggggtgggtgagaagTCTGCTCTGGCCTGGGAACCCGAGGGGCTCAAATGGTATGTTTTCCCCTGACCTCCCCTTCCTCTCGGTGCTCTTATAGCCACACAGTCTGCCCAGTGGTACGCCTGGGGCCCACCCAACATGCAGTGCCGCCTCTGTGCTTC from Rhinolophus ferrumequinum isolate MPI-CBG mRhiFer1 chromosome 11, mRhiFer1_v1.p, whole genome shotgun sequence encodes the following:
- the EML3 gene encoding echinoderm microtubule-associated protein-like 3 isoform X4, with translation MDGAGGPGKGPSHEALQSLSQRLQVQEKEMELVKAALAEALRLLRLQASPTSLQDSGMPAPTRDSPAAPPGLPPTCTLSLVSRGTQTETEVEMEPSPGPPGLSNGPPDPQGGSEEPSGTQSEGGGSSSSGTGSPGGTGSPGILRLVHPPQRSDTARRNSSSSSSPSERPRQKLSRKAASSANLLLRSGSTESRCGKDPLSSPGGPGSRRSNYNLEGISVKMFLRGRPITMYIPSGIRSLEELPSGPPPETLSLDWVYGYRGRDSRSNLFVLRSGEVVYFIACVVVLYRPGGGPGGPGGGGQRHYRGHTDCVRCLAVHPDGVRVASGQTAGVDKDGKPLQPVVHVWDSETLLKLQEIGLGAFERGVGALAFSVADQGAFLCVVDDSNEHMLSVWDCSRGTKLAEIKSTNDSVLAVGFSPRDSSCIVTSGKSHVHFWNWSGGAGVPGNGALTRKQGVFGKYKKPKFIPCFVFLPDGDILTGDSEGNILTWGRSVSDCKTPGRGGAKETYGIVAQAHAHEGSIFALCLRRDGTVLSGGGRDRRLVQWGPGLVALQETEIPEHFGAVRAIAEGLGSELLVGTTKNALLRGDLAQGFSPVIQGHTDELWGLCTHPFQNRFLTCGHDRQLCLWDGEGHALAWSIDLKETGLCADFHPSGAAVAVGLNTGRWLVLDTETREIVSDFTDGNEQLSVVRYSPDGLYLAIGSHDNMIYIYSVSSDGAKSSRFGRCVGHSSFITHLDWSKDGNFIMSNSGDYEILYWDVAGGCKLLRNRYESRDREWATYTCVLGFHVYGVWPDGSDGTDINSLCRSHNERVVAVADDFCKVHLFQYPCARAKAPSLVYGGHGSHVTSVRFTHDDSHLISLGGKDASIFQWRVLGAGGAGPALVTPSRTPSLSPASSLDV
- the EML3 gene encoding echinoderm microtubule-associated protein-like 3 isoform X6, encoding MDGAGGPGKGPSHEALQSLSQRLQVQEKEMELVKAALAEALRLLRLQASPTSLQDSGMPAPTRDSSPAAPPGLPPTCTLSLVSRGTQTETEVEMEPSPGPPGLSNGPPDPQGGSEEPSGTQSEGGGSSSSGTGSPGGTGSPGILRLVHPPQRSDTARRNSSSSSSPSERPRQKLSRKAASSANLLLRSGSTESRCGKDPLSSPGGPGSRRSNYNLVYFIACVVVLYRPGGGPGGPGGGGQRHYRGHTDCVRCLAVHPDGVRVASGQTAGVDKDGKPLQPVVHVWDSETLLKLQEIGLGAFERGVGALAFSVADQGAFLCVVDDSNEHMLSVWDCSRGTKLAEIKSTNDSVLAVGFSPRDSSCIVTSGKSHVHFWNWSGGAGVPGNGALTRKQGVFGKYKKPKFIPCFVFLPDGDILTGDSEGNILTWGRSVSDCKTPGRGGAKETYGIVAQAHAHEGSIFALCLRRDGTVLSGGGRDRRLVQWGPGLVALQETEIPEHFGAVRAIAEGLGSELLVGTTKNALLRGDLAQGFSPVIQGHTDELWGLCTHPFQNRFLTCGHDRQLCLWDGEGHALAWSIDLKKGIFLNSPSLLSQETGLCADFHPSGAAVAVGLNTGRWLVLDTETREIVSDFTDGNEQLSVVRYSPDGLYLAIGSHDNMIYIYSVSSDGAKSSRFGRCVGHSSFITHLDWSKDGNFIMSNSGDYEILYWDVAGGCKLLRNRYESRDREWATYTCVLGFHVYGVWPDGSDGTDINSLCRSHNERVVAVADDFCKVHLFQYPCARAKAPSLVYGGHGSHVTSVRFTHDDSHLISLGGKDASIFQWRVLGAGGAGPALVTPSRTPSLSPASSLDV